From the Prunus dulcis chromosome 4, ALMONDv2, whole genome shotgun sequence genome, one window contains:
- the LOC117624122 gene encoding uncharacterized protein LOC117624122 isoform X2: MASSWEKRIYSEELEFVGRYSLIYYQKKIEGNACALVAIGFSAIFSIGYSHQSSPGAQALASEQARPPSGSTSLDFLATLLAIWVFRPILFGGELSFLIKFIFSKKLFLQIMTFSKMTRLIFPGRRDTEGLVTIVSKHDSG, encoded by the exons ATGGCATCGTCCTGGGAAAAGAGAATATACAGCGAAGAACTTGAATTTGTGGGACGCTACAGTCTAATTTATTACCAGAAGAAGATTGAGGGCAATGCCTGTGCTCTTGTTGCCATTg GGTTCTCTGCTATCTTCTCAATAGGTTATTCTCATCAATCTTCTCCAG GTGCTCAGGCTCTGGCTAGCGAGCAGGCGAGACCCCCATCTGGCAGTACCAGCCTGGACTTTCT GGCGACTCTTCTGGCGATTTGGGTGTTTCGACCAATTCTTTTTGGGGGAgaactttcttttcttataaaattcattttttcgAAAAAATTGTTTCTTCAGATAATGACCTTTTCTAAGATGACTAGGCTTATTTTTCCTGGAAGGAGGGACACTG AAGGGTTGGTTACTATCGTCTCTAAGCATGACTCTGGATAA
- the LOC117624122 gene encoding uncharacterized protein LOC117624122 isoform X1: MASSWEKRIYSEELEFVGRYSLIYYQKKIEGNACALVAIVVDFSICSAADAAYRFFFIGGRNIRHSWIWIHPCLVLVLVLVCVIGFSAIFSIGYSHQSSPGAQALASEQARPPSGSTSLDFLATLLAIWVFRPILFGGELSFLIKFIFSKKLFLQIMTFSKMTRLIFPGRRDTEGLVTIVSKHDSG, from the exons ATGGCATCGTCCTGGGAAAAGAGAATATACAGCGAAGAACTTGAATTTGTGGGACGCTACAGTCTAATTTATTACCAGAAGAAGATTGAGGGCAATGCCTGTGCTCTTGTTGCCATTg TAGTTGACTTTTCTATTTGTAGTGCTGCTGATGCTGCATATCgttttttctttattgggGGAAGAAACATCAGACACAGCTGGATTTGGATCCATCCTTGTCTTGTTTTAGTCCTAGTTTTAGTTTGTGTTATTG GGTTCTCTGCTATCTTCTCAATAGGTTATTCTCATCAATCTTCTCCAG GTGCTCAGGCTCTGGCTAGCGAGCAGGCGAGACCCCCATCTGGCAGTACCAGCCTGGACTTTCT GGCGACTCTTCTGGCGATTTGGGTGTTTCGACCAATTCTTTTTGGGGGAgaactttcttttcttataaaattcattttttcgAAAAAATTGTTTCTTCAGATAATGACCTTTTCTAAGATGACTAGGCTTATTTTTCCTGGAAGGAGGGACACTG AAGGGTTGGTTACTATCGTCTCTAAGCATGACTCTGGATAA